The Paenibacillus yonginensis genome segment TCCAGCTTGAAGGTCAGCATCGCCCGGTCGCCCGGCGTATACCATTTCCCCTTCAGACCGTTGGACAACGTCACATTTGTCCCCGTATACCCTTGCGAATAATCGCGCGGAGAAACGTTAATAGTCATGTTGTCGAACACCAGATTCACTCCGTCATCGGTCTGTACAGCATTTCTGAACAGATCCCCTTTCAGCATCTGCTGAGGCGCATAAGCCGCTTCATACCCATCAAAGGCTGCGAAAGCCTGGCTAATCGCTTCGGTTTGAGCAGCCGTGTACACGATCTTTACCCAGGCTTCCGGCGAAGCCGGCGTGCTGCCCGGTCCCCCCGAAGAACTGCCGATCGTAATAACGCCTGTCTTGCTGTCATAATAAACAGGGGTATTCAGCGCTTCAGACAGAGCACGCACAGGGAGATAAGTTCTATCCTGGTAAACCACCGGAAGCAGCTTGCTGCCGTCCGCATCCTTCGGAACAAAAGTTGTCCCGTTCAGATTAAAGCTGATATTCGAGTTCAGATAAGCGGTGATCTTCTGCAGATGGGTTCCGGCATATACGCCGGCGGCTCCCGAGAACGTCATTCCGGCTACCATCAACGCCATGACGGATCTTTTGACTTGTTTATTCATTTTGAAATCTCTCCTTGGGTTCTAGTAATTCCAGGGCAGCCATCCCTGCTCCACATTAGCGCTGCTCCCTTATGACACTAAGTATAAAAGTCCGTTATCTCCAAACCATTTCGGGGTTGTATCGGACTTGTAAACATTATCCGCCGCTCTTGCCAAGTCGTTAAAGCTGGCTGCAGCGGACCATTCCCGGTATATAATTCAACAAAAAAACAGCCAAACTCAAAAGTCCGGCTGCTCCCGTCCATGCCCTTATCAGGTCAAAGACGCGTAAGGGACAGAAATATTTAAAGGTTCAAATCCATAATTTGGGTCACCGGCAGCGAATCTTCACCTGCAATCGTAATGCCAAGCCGTTTGCCCGAAGGACTCCAGCTGAGCGGGTATTGGGGGAAATAACCCGGTCCGACCAGCGATAAGAGCCCTGATTCATAATCAAAAATGTAAACGCCGTTCAAACCGTTTTGATCTTCGTTATAGACAGCCAAAGCCAGTTTGGAAGAATCGGGCGACCAGGCCAGATAAGGGATCAAATTCCCTTTGGCCAAAGCTCCTCCTTCTTCCCGGCCATCCGGACCAAGCAGCCGAAGCTCGCTGGAACTCCGGTCCGTCCCGTAGGCCTGTACGGCAATATGCGCGCCATCCGGTGAAACCTCGAACTGCCCGACCTGCTTGCTGACCGTTTCCGGCCGGCTCTGCCCCGGCTTAAACGTCTTGAGCCGGCCCTGATTATCCAGGTAATAGATCGAGCCCCGGCTAACTCCAAATTCCGTAAACAGCTCCACGTCCGGGTCTTCCAGTTCCAGCTTGGCCGCCGTTCCGTCCGTTCCGATCTGCCAGAGATCCCCTCGGCCTGCCTGATCCCCAGCCGCCAGGATATAGCTGTCCGGATCAAGCCAGCCCCCAAGCTCCATATAGTTTGGCAGCTTAATTTCTTGAACGACCCCGGTCTCCTGGTTCTTCATATAGTTGCGTGCCGTATATTTGTCGGCCCAGTCCTGAATAAAGCTGTATCGGCCGTCCGGCGATACCTGCTCTTTCGTTACGGTCAAATCCTCCGGTTGAATGGGAGCGGATTCCTCCCGCTTGTCTCCGGATGACAAATCAACAACCGATGTTGTATAAACAAATTCCGGTTCCTTCTGCGCCGTACCCGCTTTGACCGGTGTAGTCGTCATAATCTTGAGCGCATCATCCGAAACCCAGGTTTCGATATTTGCCCCCTCCAGACGGTGAATCCGCTGGACGGAAACGGCCTGATGTTCCTGCTTGACCGCCCCCTCCACAACTGTCAGCTTGCGTTTGCTTTCTGAGCCTTGTCCTTCCGCCGCACCCTGATTTGTTGGGCTGCCGCCTGAACCGCCGCCCGCCGGATGTTGCTGCAGCGGCGGCTGGCAGGCCGAAAGACCGGCTGCCAAGGCGATAACGAACGCCATCACTGCGGCATATCTCTTCTGTCTCTTGTTCATGCTGCGAGCCTCCTTCTTTCGCTCATTCCGCCAACTCTGCTTGGATGCCTCAGTATACCTCCGCCCTATCTCCAAACCGTCTCCGGCTTGTAACGAATTTGTAAACAAAACAAAGAAATTACGGAGAACCCGGCGGATCACCCGGAAGCTCAAGGACAAACCGCGAGCCGCCAGCCCCGGATTCGGCCAGCCTGACAGAGCCGTCCTGCTTCTCGGCCAGGCTTCTGACGAGCGCCAGTCCAAGCCCCGTCCCTCCGGTCTCTCTGGAGCGGTCTGTACTGACCGTGAAGAA includes the following:
- a CDS encoding TolB family protein; the encoded protein is MNKRQKRYAAVMAFVIALAAGLSACQPPLQQHPAGGGSGGSPTNQGAAEGQGSESKRKLTVVEGAVKQEHQAVSVQRIHRLEGANIETWVSDDALKIMTTTPVKAGTAQKEPEFVYTTSVVDLSSGDKREESAPIQPEDLTVTKEQVSPDGRYSFIQDWADKYTARNYMKNQETGVVQEIKLPNYMELGGWLDPDSYILAAGDQAGRGDLWQIGTDGTAAKLELEDPDVELFTEFGVSRGSIYYLDNQGRLKTFKPGQSRPETVSKQVGQFEVSPDGAHIAVQAYGTDRSSSELRLLGPDGREEGGALAKGNLIPYLAWSPDSSKLALAVYNEDQNGLNGVYIFDYESGLLSLVGPGYFPQYPLSWSPSGKRLGITIAGEDSLPVTQIMDLNL
- a CDS encoding stalk domain-containing protein, yielding MNKQVKRSVMALMVAGMTFSGAAGVYAGTHLQKITAYLNSNISFNLNGTTFVPKDADGSKLLPVVYQDRTYLPVRALSEALNTPVYYDSKTGVITIGSSSGGPGSTPASPEAWVKIVYTAAQTEAISQAFAAFDGYEAAYAPQQMLKGDLFRNAVQTDDGVNLVFDNMTINVSPRDYSQGYTGTNVTLSNGLKGKWYTPGDRAMLTFKLDDRYVTVSSPDGKLSQAQLEQVGASVTKLGQPEAIGLTAVGYTASQIQAIKAEFAKFDGFTTAYAPMQMAKSDNYQSVSAGGDSVTFKFRHMSVQISPRDYSTGYEAKEVALAGGLKGKWYTPSDIPMLTFKIDDRYVTLSSPDKSLSSTLLEQAAAGVAKLK